The proteins below come from a single Acinonyx jubatus isolate Ajub_Pintada_27869175 chromosome A1, VMU_Ajub_asm_v1.0, whole genome shotgun sequence genomic window:
- the RPL21 gene encoding 60S ribosomal protein L21 has translation MTNTKGKRRGTRYMFSRPFRKHGVVPLATYMRIYKKGDIVDIKGMGTVQKGMPHKCYHGKTGRVYNVTQHAVGIVVNKQVKGKILAKRINVRIEHIKHSKSRDSFLKRVKENDQKKKEAKEKGTWVQLKRQPAPPREAHFVRTNGKEPELLEPIPYEFMA, from the exons ATGAccaacacaaagggaaagaggagaggtacTCGCTATATGTTCTCTAGGCCTTTTAGAAAACATG GAGTTGTTCCTTTGGCAACATACATGCGAATCTACAAGAAAGGTGATATTGTGGACATCAAG GGAATGGGCACTGTTCAAAAAGGAATGCCCCACAAATGTTACCACGGCAAAACTGGAAGAGTCTACAATGTTACCCAGCATGCTGTTGGCATTGTTGTAAACAAACAAGTTAA GGGCAAGATTCTTGCTAAGAGAATTAATGTACGTATCGAGCACATTAAGCACTCAAAGAGCCGAGACAGCTTCCTGAAGCgtgtgaaggaaaatgatcagaaaaagaaggaagctaAGGAGAAAGGTACTTGGGTTCAACTGAAGCGCCAG cctgcCCCACCCAGAGAAGCACACTTTGTGAGAACCAATGGAAAGGAGCCTGAGCTGTTGGAACCCATTCCCTATGAATTCATGGCgtga